The DNA region TCCAAATGCGCGTCGAAATGAATGAACGCCAATGGCTTGCCATACTTCTTACGAAGAGCGCGCAGCACTGGAAGCGTGGTGGAGTGATCTCCGCCCACGGACACAAACTTTTTATTCAAACGCATCAACTCGCCCACAAATTTTTCGATGCGCTCATAAGTTTGACCTTGATCAATCGGCACTGTGGGACAATCACCGATATCCGCGACCTTCAGTTTTTCGAAGAAATTTTCCATGCGGGTCATGTGGAAGCCACGACCCAGAGCTGAAACCTCTCTCACTTTTGCCGGGGCAAAACGAGCTCCGGGACGATAGGACACGCCACCGTCATAAGGAATACCAAAGATTCCGACTTCATAGTCCGCGTCGATTGCCACATAGGGCAAACGGAAGAAGGTTTTAATCGCAGAAAAACGGGGAAATTCACGTCCGCTCAGAGGTTTGTATTCCATTATTGACTCCTCAAGTATCTAGACTACATTACCGCCGATGGACTATCAACGCGACCAAAAACAATTGATTCAGTGGTACAAAAAGAATCGCCGCGCACTTCCATGGCGTAAAAATAAAGATCCTTACAGAATCTGGCTGTCCGAGGTCATGTTGCAGCAAACCACTGTGGTTGCGGTCATTCCATACTTCGAGAAATTTCTTAAAAACTTCCCCACAGTTCAGGACCTAGCCTCGGCCCCCGAACACGACGTCCTGGAGGCTTGGGCTGGTCTAGGTTATTATTCCCGCGCCCGCAATCTGCACAAAGCTGCAAAAGCTTTGGCTGAAAATGGCTTTCCAAAAAAAGCCGCCGAGTTGCTGGAACTCCCTGGCTTTGGACCTTACACCTCCCGTGCTGTGGCCAGTATCGCATTCGGCGAAAAGGTCGGCGTGCTGGACGGCAACGTGATTCGTGTTCTTTCTCGTCGCTATGGACTTAAGATCGAATGGTGGAACAACAAAGGACGCCAGCAGCTTCAGGAAATTTCTGATACGTTGTCTTCTTTTGGTAATTCCGATTCCGTGAATCAAGGTCTGATGGAATTGGGCGCCACGGTATGCACTCCGCAAAAAGTCATGTGCTTGATGTGCCCTTGGTCCGCTGATTGCGTTTCCCGCGAAAAGAACCTGGTCGAGAAATTACCTCTGAAAAAACCACGCAAACAGAGTGAAGTCTGGGTGTGGAAACCAGTTGTGACGGTAAAAAATGGCAAAGTCGCTTTAGTCAGCAATGACTACGCTCCGTTTCTTAAAGGTCAAATGATCTTTCCAGGAACGATTTCTCAAAATGACGACAAGCCCAAAGACTATGATGCTAAACACAACATCACACATCATGATATCTTCATAAAAATCGCTCATAAAAAAACCTTGAGCGACCGAAATGTGGAATGGGTTGAAATCAAAAACCTTAAGAAGGTCAATCCGTCTTCGCTATTACAAAAAGTACTGCACAAGGTAGAGACATGAAGCAACTGAGTTTGAAGATCATCGCATTGGGCAGCATCCTTTTCGGATGCACACACAGCAGCCCGACGAAAGATCTTCTGACTCCAGATTTTCTGCTGCAAAAAAATGTAAAACAAATCACTTTCCAAGGCGACAATGAACGTCCCCGTTTTTCCGCCAACGGCACGCGTCTGATTTACTCCAGTCAAAATCGTGGCAATAGAAAAGACCTGCAGGTTTACGAAACAGATTTGGTTCGCAACAAAGAACGTCGCGTGACATTCTCTGATGGCGCGGCCTTCGACGCCGACTACATCAACGATATGGAGATCCTATACTCCAGCACGACGGATGAAATTAAGGAAAGTCCGTTCTTGAATCGCAATCCCAGCAAAGAATTTCCACCATCTGACCTATACCTGAGCGACCGCTTCGGTTCCGACATTCTGCGCGTGACCGTTCAGCCCGGCTACGATGGTGAAGCTTTTATGATTCCACACCCCACGAAACCTTCTGTAATTTTCACCTCTCGTCGTGGTGATGTAACGGGCGTCTATCGCATGGATTTGAAATCCAGATTTGTCTCCCTGTTGGCTTCAGAAACCGGCAAAGACCGCAGATTTCCGACTCTGGCACCAGAAAAGTCCCGAGTTGCGTTCAAAGAAACCAACCTGGAATCAAAACAACAAAGTCTGCAACTGGTCGATCTTCATACCAAGCAAACTGCATTGCTAAAATCGGGTGAAGGCCATTATCGTGATCTCTTCTTCGCTCCCCGACCACCCTCACGCTTGTTCTATAGCATTCTAAGAAATGGCGACAAAAAATATCAGATTGAAGTCTACAATCTGGAAACGAAATGCACCCAGGTGGTTTTCAAAGGCAAAGACGATCTTCTGTATCCTGCAGTTTCCAATGAGTCTGTTGAAAGACTGGCTTTCACACGAACTGTTCAGGAAAAAAAGCAAATTTACATGGTCGATCTGCCAGCAGATTTGGGACCTTGCCTTCCAGACACTTCCGGCAACGGTGAAAAATCCAAAACACCAGCTGCAACTCCTATGAATACACCGTCTGTAGCCCCCGCGGTTACTCCCATAGCGAGTCCAGTTTCTGTCGAATCGCCAACTCCTGCGCCTTCTCCTGTGAAATAAAGACCTTTGCTCTTGCTGCCCCAGCAGGCCCTTGATAATCTAAAAGGGTGAGAACGTTATTTGCCGCAATCCTAATTTTAAGTCCCCTGACAAGCTTTGCAGCTCCGTATCCTGCGACCAGCACCTCTGCGCTGACAGCGCCCGAGAAGGGACTTTATTTTCTGCACAAGGGTTTCTCTTTAAAAACGGACGGCAGCAACTGGCTTCCGGTGGCACTTTCTGAAGAAAGTATTTTGGATACGGTTCGTTTTGCAGATAAGAACGCTCCCGACGCTGCATCACTCAGTGTGCGCACAGACCGCGTTGCCAAGAATGCTTCCCTGGAGTTGTACACGCGCAAGTGGATGCGCGATTACCCAAGCTATGGCTTCGAAGTTTTGGCGACCAAGCAATTCAATCTGAATGGCAGTCCGGCACTGATCGTGGATATGCTTTCAAGAGCCAAGAACAAGCAAATCCGCCAGGTTGTTTTGAAAAACGAAGACAAAGTGGCAATCATGACCTGCCTTGATAACAAAGACACTTTTTCCAAGTCACTGCAGCAGTGCAATCAAATCATCAAGACTTTCTCCTGGGTTGCCCCAGAAGAAAAGCCTTCGCTTAAAAAATAGTTCTTAAAGAATTATTGGAACACCAAATAGATATCTGACAGAGCTTTCGAGCCACCGCAATCCAGAGCATTCACATTCAGCTCGTACTGTTTGCCAACACTGAAATCACTTGTCAGCAACAGCGTTCCGATCGTCGCGGTACCGCCGGATTCAAAGGCTTGCAGGGCCACGTCTTTGTCATTCACTTTGATTTTTCCCGTCGTACCGATGGCAGCATCCGCTGAACCGAAGGCGCGATAGTTAGAAATCGCAACCGAGCTTGAAGCTAGGCGACTGCCCATCAAGACAAAGTTATCCACCAGAATCGAAGTCAGTGCATTGCTGGATCCGGAAAGCTTCACAGAGCGTTCACCTTGCAATGTCACTTTGTTCGTAAAGGCACCCATCACATAAGGAGTTGCCACGTTTGTTAAAGCCGTACCGCTGGCACCCGGTGAACCACTGTGGTTGCGAGCAGACACGAAACTCAAGCGATCGCCTGAAGAAGGTGATACCGCAATCTTATTAAACAGCTTCGCATAATAACAAACACCCGCCTCGGTGCGCTCTGGAATCACCACTGGGAAAGATGTGATTTCCACAAATGTTTTACAAGCATACACGATACATTTACCACCGGATTTCACTTCATTGCGTCCGCATGTGATCGAGATGGACGCTGTTTTACTTACCGACTCGCCAATGGAGTTAGTCCCCTTAACCGTACAAGCCAAGTCCTGTGTGACTTTGATATTTGTGGAGGTCGCAGCCACCGGAAGTGATCCGGTCTGACCATCAGAGCAAGTGTAAGCCATCGTGGAAACGTTAAAGCCTTCCGTGATTAATCCTGCAGTTCCATTGATGGCAACTGTTGGACTTGAGAACGAGGCATTTAAATCCGGAGAAGGACACGATTTATCCAAACCAATGTAAGAACCCTTTTCAGATTTTACATAGTTCTCTTTGCCATTCTCACATACATAGACATCATTTTTATTGTATATCGCATTCACCGTCACCGAGGTCGATGGGCAGCTTTTCACTTCGGACAGAGTTCCATTTGGAACACTCCAAGTGCTGCCAGAGGCTTTTCCGTTACAAGTCGCTGGCAAACAAGCACCCGAAGTGGAGATCAAACTGCCTTTTTGAGATTGCCCCGTCAGAACTGCGCTTCCATTTGTGCAAATCAATTCCACATTTTTGCCATAGGAATATTTTAAGTCGCCGCCAAATACACAAACGCCGTTCTCTACGATGGTTTCATTGGACGGAACCCACCAAGTGGTGCCCTCAGTACGACCAAAACAATTCAACTCTTCCTCTTCAGGAGGTGCGGCTTGTGATGTCAGTGCGGATTTTGAAAATTCAAGAGATTGTGGCGCACAGTTTTGAAAAGCTATGACAAGAAGTCCGACGGCAAGAATCTTATTCACATGCTTCATTTGGCAGTCCTTGGTTAAACATTCCCTACTGGACTTTTCGGCAGAATCAGAGTGAAGCTTGCGGATTTTTCAGTTCTATTTGCGGCTCAAAATGAGATTCGCTGCAGGTAATTTTTGAGCTTACCCAACGGAAGTAACAGGCAAAGATCGAATCACGTGGAACGCCCAAATAAGGTACGGAGCAAGTGTCCGTACCTTCGACTTTTTGGGTTAGGTATTCTTATTTAGCCACTCAGCCATTGGCAAAGCGAAGTATGTGAAGATAATGTCGGCTCCGGCACGACGGATGGAATACAGAGTTTCCACCATCGCGCGGGTTTCATCGATCAGACCGGCTTTAGCACCGTGTTTGATCAAACCATACTCACCACTCACGTTGTACGCGGCCACCGGAATATTGGTGTGCGCTTTTACTTTCGCAATCACATCCAGGTATGACAACGCAGGTTTCACCATCACGATGTCAGCACCTTCCGCCACGTCCAAATCAATTTCACGAATCGCTTCGCGCGTGTTTCTGAAATCCATTTGATAAGTTTTTTTATCGCCAAATTTTGGAGCGGAATCCAAGGCCTCGCGGAACGGACCATAGAAACTGGAAGCGTATTTTACCGAATAAGAAAGAATGCCGGTGTCGATCAAACCTTCCGCATCCAACGCCTCACGAATTGCACCCACTCGCCCGTCCATCATGTCTGATGGAGACACAATGTCGGCACCCGATTTCGCATGAAGCACACTCATTTTTGCGAGAATCTCTACTGTTTCATCATTCAAGATGAGACCGTTTTTCACTAAGCCGTCATGTCCATCCGAGGAGTAGGGATCCAAAGCCACATCGGTGATCAGCGTCACATCCGGAAACTTGTCGCGAATTTTCTTCAGGGTTGTGGGCATTAAGCCATTCGGGTTCAGTGACTCCGTACCAATTTGATCTTTCTTGGATTCAGGAAGAGCGGGAAACAGATCGAAACTTTTAACTCCCAATGAAACGGCTTTCGCCACCTCATCTAAAATTAAATCAGGGCTCATGCGGAAAATGCCCGGCATAGAGGCAATTTCTTGCTTTTGTTGGGTGCCATCAACCAGGAACAAAGGCAGGACTAATTGAGAGGGGCGCAGATCTGTTTCTGCCACCATTTGGCGCACAGCTTCAGTGCGGCGATTTCTTCTGGGCCTCTGTGTCAACTTCATATAGAACCTCGCTTCGTATGTTGTAAGGCGTCTCGCTATGGGAAAACCGCACTTATGACATTTCAATGACACTTTAATGAAAGTTTAGTGATAAACCTAATAATCAAGATGGAAGATATACTTCTCGTTCATAGAAAATCCAGCAAAAATTTTGCAGAGTCCTTGCAAGACGCAGCCGTGTGGAAGACATGTTTGCGCCAGATTCTATTCTGCCGCGAAGACGATGTGAATTCAATGCTGGATGTTTTGGAATCTGATGATCAGATCCTGCGTGGCGAGAAAGCTTTCAGCCTTCTACTTGAAATTCTTTGTGGTTTGCATTCCCCGATCGTTGGCGAAACTGAAGTATTCGGACAATTCCGTAACTTCATCGAAGCCCGTAAGGCGGCTGGCGACACTCTGTTCAGCGACAACCAGAAATGGTTGAAGTTCATTATGGCAGAAGTAAAACGCACGCGCGCTGAACACCTGGTGGGAATCGGTTCACAAAGTTATGGCAGCCTTTTGCGCCGTTATTCCAAGGACATGGACTCCGTCACATTGTGCGGATCCGGACAATTGGCGCAGGAAATTCTTCCATGGCTGGCTCATAAAAAATCCGTTCAAGTTCTTTGCCGTGAATGCACGAAGATGAGCAGCTTTGCAGAGAAATACGATAATCTTAATATTGTAAACTACAACGAAGCTTATGTTCATGGAGAGGCGATGGTTATTGCCGCACCTCTTTCTGATGCACGCATCCTGGAATTGATCAGCAAGCAGGACACCCGTCCTCATGTGATTTATGATCTGCGCGGTGAAGAAAACAATTTGCCAGCACTCATTGCAAAACAGTTCCCACACGTG from Bdellovibrio sp. GT3 includes:
- a CDS encoding A/G-specific adenine glycosylase, translating into MDYQRDQKQLIQWYKKNRRALPWRKNKDPYRIWLSEVMLQQTTVVAVIPYFEKFLKNFPTVQDLASAPEHDVLEAWAGLGYYSRARNLHKAAKALAENGFPKKAAELLELPGFGPYTSRAVASIAFGEKVGVLDGNVIRVLSRRYGLKIEWWNNKGRQQLQEISDTLSSFGNSDSVNQGLMELGATVCTPQKVMCLMCPWSADCVSREKNLVEKLPLKKPRKQSEVWVWKPVVTVKNGKVALVSNDYAPFLKGQMIFPGTISQNDDKPKDYDAKHNITHHDIFIKIAHKKTLSDRNVEWVEIKNLKKVNPSSLLQKVLHKVET
- a CDS encoding TolB family protein, yielding MKQLSLKIIALGSILFGCTHSSPTKDLLTPDFLLQKNVKQITFQGDNERPRFSANGTRLIYSSQNRGNRKDLQVYETDLVRNKERRVTFSDGAAFDADYINDMEILYSSTTDEIKESPFLNRNPSKEFPPSDLYLSDRFGSDILRVTVQPGYDGEAFMIPHPTKPSVIFTSRRGDVTGVYRMDLKSRFVSLLASETGKDRRFPTLAPEKSRVAFKETNLESKQQSLQLVDLHTKQTALLKSGEGHYRDLFFAPRPPSRLFYSILRNGDKKYQIEVYNLETKCTQVVFKGKDDLLYPAVSNESVERLAFTRTVQEKKQIYMVDLPADLGPCLPDTSGNGEKSKTPAATPMNTPSVAPAVTPIASPVSVESPTPAPSPVK
- the hemB gene encoding porphobilinogen synthase produces the protein MKLTQRPRRNRRTEAVRQMVAETDLRPSQLVLPLFLVDGTQQKQEIASMPGIFRMSPDLILDEVAKAVSLGVKSFDLFPALPESKKDQIGTESLNPNGLMPTTLKKIRDKFPDVTLITDVALDPYSSDGHDGLVKNGLILNDETVEILAKMSVLHAKSGADIVSPSDMMDGRVGAIREALDAEGLIDTGILSYSVKYASSFYGPFREALDSAPKFGDKKTYQMDFRNTREAIREIDLDVAEGADIVMVKPALSYLDVIAKVKAHTNIPVAAYNVSGEYGLIKHGAKAGLIDETRAMVETLYSIRRAGADIIFTYFALPMAEWLNKNT